The Oceanispirochaeta sp. M1 genome has a window encoding:
- a CDS encoding TetR/AcrR family transcriptional regulator, producing the protein MKKGYVDANGYKAHKSRQRQAILAAAEELFIEKGLIETSISEIARSAGVDRSTVYRYFANMEEIAWAIECKILKRFFSIPQPDLSDMSRNGYEQIQEYAVNYLDFSRDNERSIRFNAELDHFYSHNKTVENIKRYYPDEYQMEDPLNDPLYRLIQKGMADGSIREDMDPRLTAFSIMNALSGATQRVAGRKHILLEAEYYDPFSFVTTLVDIILAGIKAPM; encoded by the coding sequence ATGAAGAAAGGCTATGTAGATGCAAATGGGTACAAGGCCCATAAAAGCCGGCAGAGACAGGCCATTCTGGCTGCTGCTGAAGAGCTTTTCATTGAGAAGGGCCTGATTGAGACCAGTATAAGTGAGATTGCCAGATCTGCCGGTGTAGACCGGAGCACTGTTTACAGATACTTTGCCAATATGGAAGAGATTGCCTGGGCCATTGAATGTAAAATTCTGAAAAGATTCTTTTCCATCCCCCAGCCCGATTTGTCTGATATGTCCCGCAATGGATATGAGCAGATACAGGAGTATGCAGTAAACTATCTGGATTTTTCCCGTGACAATGAACGTTCAATCCGGTTTAATGCCGAACTCGACCATTTTTATTCACACAACAAAACTGTTGAAAATATAAAACGCTACTATCCTGATGAATATCAGATGGAAGATCCTCTGAATGATCCTCTCTATCGCCTGATCCAAAAGGGGATGGCCGATGGTTCCATCCGAGAGGATATGGATCCCCGACTGACAGCCTTTTCAATTATGAATGCTCTCTCTGGGGCAACACAGAGAGTAGCAGGAAGAAAACATATTCTTTTAGAAGCGGAATATTATGACCCTTTCTCTTTCGTGACAACATTAGTGGATATAATATTGGCAGGTATCAAGGCTCCGATGTAA